One Pseudoalteromonas sp. UG3-2 DNA window includes the following coding sequences:
- the corC gene encoding CNNM family magnesium/cobalt transport protein CorC (CorC(YbeX) belongs to the Cyclin M Mg2+ Exporter (CNNM) family, and was characterized as belonging to a set of three proteins, at least one of which must be present for CorA to function.), with protein sequence MSDDNSQSSQGSSSKTWLGRITQMLQGEPQNKEELAEVIADAQERQLIDPETKDMMEGVLSVSELKVRDIMIPRSQMITLDVDQSLAAQLPMMVESSHSRFPVICEDKDHVEGILLAKDLLPLILRDETELPAIREYLRPAVVVPESKRVDTLLNEFRQKRYHMAIVIDEYGGVSGLVTIEDILETIVGEIEDEHDDDEDQQDIRQLSKHVYTVQALTPLDEFNEFFNTNYDTQEADTIGGIILHAFGHMPSRGETIDIDPLQFKVTNSDNRRILQIQVSIPKSEHVEDSSF encoded by the coding sequence ATGAGCGACGATAACTCGCAAAGTAGTCAGGGTTCTTCTAGCAAGACCTGGCTGGGACGCATCACACAGATGCTGCAAGGGGAACCCCAAAACAAAGAAGAACTGGCTGAGGTCATTGCTGATGCGCAAGAGCGCCAGCTTATCGATCCTGAAACCAAGGACATGATGGAAGGTGTACTGAGTGTCTCTGAACTGAAAGTACGCGATATTATGATCCCGCGTTCGCAAATGATCACCCTTGATGTTGATCAGTCTCTGGCTGCGCAATTACCCATGATGGTGGAGTCTTCGCACTCACGCTTTCCGGTGATATGTGAAGATAAAGATCACGTCGAAGGCATTTTGCTGGCTAAAGATCTGCTCCCTCTTATTTTACGCGATGAAACCGAGCTCCCTGCGATCCGTGAATACCTGCGCCCAGCCGTTGTGGTTCCAGAAAGTAAACGGGTTGATACGCTACTGAATGAGTTTCGTCAGAAGCGCTACCATATGGCCATCGTAATCGATGAATACGGTGGTGTTTCTGGTCTCGTTACCATCGAAGACATTTTAGAAACCATCGTCGGTGAGATTGAAGACGAACACGATGATGATGAAGATCAACAAGATATTCGCCAGCTGTCAAAGCACGTTTATACCGTGCAAGCCTTAACGCCGCTGGATGAATTTAATGAGTTCTTTAATACCAATTATGACACCCAAGAAGCTGACACCATTGGCGGTATTATTTTGCATGCCTTTGGTCATATGCCTAGCCGCGGTGAAACCATAGATATAGATCCCCTTCAGTTTAAGGTAACTAACTCCGACAACCGGAGGATCTTACAAATTCAAGTAAGTATACCTAAATCTGAACATGTTGAAGACTCTAGCTTCTAA
- the ybeY gene encoding rRNA maturation RNase YbeY has product MQLTLDLQLACEFANLPSEAQFQRWAEHALSSFREQAEMTIRLVENAESQELNSQYRGKEKPTNVLSFEFDAPPGIELPLIGDLIIAPAVVLQEAQEQEKTFHDHFAHMVIHGCLHLLGFDHINEQDAVEMETIEKQILATLDIADPYRDDC; this is encoded by the coding sequence TTGCAACTAACCCTAGACTTACAACTGGCCTGCGAGTTTGCCAACTTACCTTCAGAAGCGCAGTTTCAACGCTGGGCTGAGCATGCGCTAAGCTCTTTTCGCGAACAAGCAGAGATGACCATTCGCTTAGTCGAAAACGCCGAAAGCCAAGAGCTTAATAGCCAATACCGTGGCAAAGAAAAGCCAACCAATGTTTTATCCTTTGAATTTGATGCCCCACCGGGAATTGAATTGCCACTTATTGGTGATTTAATTATTGCTCCGGCAGTGGTACTACAAGAAGCACAAGAGCAAGAAAAGACGTTTCATGACCATTTTGCTCACATGGTGATCCATGGCTGCTTGCATTTACTCGGATTTGACCATATAAATGAACAGGACGCGGTAGAAATGGAAACCATTGAGAAGCAAATACTTGCCACTTTGGATATCGCCGATCCTTACAGAGACGATTGTTAA
- a CDS encoding PhoH family protein has protein sequence MSNQLKNIEIYLEPADNHRLSSLCGPFDENLKQIERRLGVEIAHRDNWFKVTGQVVTAKAAVDILKSLYVETQPVKGKMHEIEPDQVHLAITEANVLEQEAPSVWDKEVYIKTRRGVIKPRNPNQSQYVANILNHDITFGVGPAGTGKTYLAVAAAVDALERQEIRRILLTRPAVEAGEKLGFLPGDLTQKIDPYLRPLYDALFEMLGFEKVERLIEKNVIEVAPLAYMRGRTLNDAFIILDESQNTTTEQMKMFLTRIGFNSKAVITGDITQIDLPRGARSGLRHAVEVLSEVDEISFNFFKSHDVVRHPVVARIVEAYEKKEEQERQAKAAKYQAKQQSTEDK, from the coding sequence TTGAGTAATCAGTTAAAGAATATAGAAATTTACTTAGAACCCGCCGATAACCATCGACTTTCCTCCCTGTGTGGCCCGTTCGACGAAAACTTAAAACAAATAGAGCGACGCTTAGGGGTGGAGATTGCCCATCGTGACAACTGGTTTAAAGTAACCGGTCAAGTGGTTACTGCTAAAGCCGCTGTAGACATTCTAAAATCTTTATATGTTGAAACTCAGCCTGTTAAAGGAAAGATGCATGAAATTGAGCCAGATCAGGTGCACCTTGCCATTACAGAAGCGAATGTCTTAGAGCAAGAAGCTCCTTCGGTATGGGACAAAGAGGTTTACATTAAAACTCGCCGTGGCGTGATCAAGCCACGCAACCCAAATCAGAGCCAATATGTGGCAAATATCTTAAACCACGATATTACCTTTGGTGTTGGCCCTGCAGGTACCGGTAAAACCTACCTTGCCGTTGCCGCAGCAGTTGATGCCCTTGAACGCCAAGAAATACGCCGTATTTTGCTTACCCGTCCAGCGGTTGAAGCTGGTGAGAAACTGGGTTTTCTACCAGGTGATTTAACCCAGAAAATCGATCCCTATTTACGACCACTTTACGACGCCTTGTTTGAAATGCTGGGCTTTGAGAAAGTGGAAAGGCTAATCGAAAAAAACGTGATTGAAGTGGCACCACTGGCCTATATGCGTGGTCGTACTCTTAATGATGCCTTTATTATTCTTGATGAAAGCCAAAACACCACGACAGAACAAATGAAGATGTTTCTGACTCGGATTGGATTTAATTCCAAAGCCGTTATCACCGGTGATATCACGCAAATCGATCTACCTCGAGGTGCTCGCTCAGGCTTGCGTCATGCGGTAGAAGTATTAAGTGAAGTGGATGAAATTTCTTTCAACTTCTTTAAGTCTCATGATGTGGTCAGACACCCAGTGGTGGCTAGAATCGTAGAAGCCTACGAGAAAAAAGAAGAACAAGAACGTCAAGCCAAAGCTGCCAAATATCAGGCAAAGCAGCAATCAACCGAGGATAAGTAG
- the miaB gene encoding tRNA (N6-isopentenyl adenosine(37)-C2)-methylthiotransferase MiaB has protein sequence MSKKLHIKTWGCQMNEYDSQKMADLLDSTNGYQLTEAAEQADVILLNTCSIREKAQEKVFHQLGRWKLLKDTNPNLVIGVGGCVASQEGDVIRQRAPFVDIVFGPQTLHRLPEMIRQVQDKEGSVVDISFPEIEKFDRLPEPKAEGPTAFVSIMEGCSKYCTFCVVPYTRGEEVSRPLDDVILEVAQLAEQGVREVNLLGQNVNAYRGEMHDGEICYFSDLLRYVAAIDGIDRIRYTTSHPVEFTPDIIEAYADVPELVDHLHLPVQSGSDRILNLMKRGHTALEYKSTIRKLRKIRPNLSMSSDFIIGFPGESNADFEATMNLINDIGFDMSFSFIYSARPGTPAADLPDDVAESEKKERLYILQNRINQMAQDISRKMHGTEQRILVEGPSKKNPMELRGRTENNRVVNFEGPHSVIGQFVDVRITEALPNSLRGELIRTEAEMDLRRDVKPSDILNKAPQEPEANAIGVATFTP, from the coding sequence ATGAGTAAAAAACTGCATATTAAAACCTGGGGTTGTCAAATGAATGAATACGACTCCCAGAAAATGGCGGATCTTTTGGATTCTACAAATGGCTATCAGCTTACTGAAGCAGCTGAGCAGGCTGATGTGATCCTACTCAACACTTGCTCGATACGTGAGAAAGCGCAAGAAAAGGTTTTCCACCAACTTGGTCGTTGGAAGCTATTAAAAGACACCAACCCAAATCTAGTGATTGGCGTTGGTGGTTGTGTGGCTTCACAAGAAGGCGATGTTATTCGTCAACGTGCGCCTTTTGTTGATATTGTTTTCGGTCCGCAAACATTACACCGCCTGCCAGAAATGATCCGTCAAGTGCAAGATAAAGAAGGGTCAGTGGTTGATATTTCATTCCCTGAAATTGAAAAGTTCGACCGTTTGCCAGAGCCAAAAGCGGAAGGGCCAACGGCGTTTGTTTCTATTATGGAAGGCTGCTCGAAATACTGTACTTTCTGCGTGGTGCCTTACACTCGCGGTGAAGAAGTAAGCCGGCCATTGGATGACGTGATTTTAGAAGTGGCTCAGCTTGCTGAGCAAGGCGTACGTGAAGTTAACTTACTGGGTCAAAACGTTAATGCCTACCGCGGTGAAATGCACGATGGTGAAATCTGTTATTTCTCTGATTTATTACGTTATGTGGCTGCCATTGATGGTATTGACCGTATTCGTTACACCACTTCACACCCTGTGGAATTTACTCCCGATATCATCGAAGCCTATGCCGATGTGCCAGAGTTGGTCGATCATTTACACCTGCCGGTACAAAGTGGCTCGGACCGTATCTTGAATCTGATGAAGCGTGGTCATACGGCGCTTGAGTACAAGTCTACCATTCGTAAGCTGCGTAAGATCCGCCCTAACCTAAGTATGTCGTCAGACTTCATTATCGGCTTCCCTGGTGAGTCCAATGCCGACTTTGAAGCAACCATGAACCTGATTAACGACATTGGTTTTGACATGAGCTTTAGCTTTATCTATTCAGCGCGTCCAGGTACCCCAGCAGCGGATTTACCTGACGATGTTGCTGAGTCTGAGAAAAAAGAACGCTTATATATTTTGCAAAACCGTATTAATCAAATGGCGCAAGATATTAGCCGTAAGATGCACGGCACCGAACAGCGCATCCTAGTAGAAGGCCCGTCGAAGAAAAATCCTATGGAGCTGCGTGGCCGTACTGAAAATAACCGCGTAGTAAACTTTGAAGGTCCACATTCTGTGATCGGTCAATTCGTTGATGTACGTATTACCGAGGCGCTACCTAATTCATTGCGCGGCGAACTCATTCGCACCGAGGCAGAGATGGACCTACGTCGCGATGTTAAACCTTCAGACATCTTAAACAAAGCGCCACAAGAGCCTGAAGCCAACGCCATAGGCGTTGCGACTTTTACCCCTTAG
- a CDS encoding FAD-dependent oxidoreductase codes for MKNKALIVGGGMVGAAAAVKLAKQGIKVTVIEQNPISAEQVLNSNEVDIRVSAINRFSEQLLDELQAMPLLRKTRAAQYKQLEAYESKPGQLVFDCQELNSSHLGHLIENKLIQAALWQQFAALDIDVVSPQGLPVAITRDSDSITVSYSTQQFTADVLIAADGGRSIIRQMAGIGVTGWQYDQHCMGVLIKLDAPQQEKTWQQFKPSGPIAFLPMQYPYANLIWYDNGNKLKQLKQLDHKALKEQIKDTFFELPGDFDIEQVAVFPLARQHANTYVAERLVLVGDAAHTINPLAGQGVNLGFKDVQALAQALESQEDIGSLKALKTYESERRKGNLLMMSMMDACYFGFSNQLGPLKHLRNLALNLGNKAGPIKKQVLKHAMGGVGF; via the coding sequence ATGAAAAACAAAGCACTGATTGTTGGCGGCGGTATGGTTGGCGCGGCCGCTGCGGTAAAACTGGCAAAACAAGGTATTAAGGTAACAGTGATCGAACAAAACCCCATTTCTGCTGAGCAAGTGCTTAACAGTAATGAAGTAGATATTCGTGTTTCAGCCATTAATCGCTTTTCTGAGCAGTTACTTGATGAGCTCCAGGCAATGCCTTTGTTGAGAAAGACCAGAGCAGCGCAATACAAACAACTTGAAGCCTATGAATCGAAACCAGGTCAGTTGGTGTTTGATTGCCAAGAGCTGAACAGTTCACACTTAGGGCATTTAATTGAAAACAAGCTGATCCAGGCGGCATTGTGGCAGCAGTTTGCGGCGTTAGACATTGATGTGGTATCACCCCAAGGCTTACCTGTGGCGATCACTCGAGACAGTGATAGTATTACCGTTTCTTACTCTACTCAGCAGTTTACTGCTGATGTATTGATTGCCGCAGACGGTGGCCGCTCCATAATACGGCAAATGGCTGGCATTGGTGTCACCGGCTGGCAGTACGATCAGCATTGTATGGGGGTGTTAATTAAACTGGATGCGCCGCAACAAGAAAAAACTTGGCAGCAGTTTAAACCTTCAGGTCCCATTGCGTTCTTGCCTATGCAATATCCTTACGCCAATCTCATTTGGTATGACAACGGCAATAAGTTAAAGCAACTCAAGCAGCTCGATCACAAGGCCCTAAAGGAACAAATCAAGGACACGTTTTTTGAGCTGCCTGGCGACTTTGATATTGAACAAGTGGCTGTATTCCCTCTTGCCCGCCAACATGCCAACACCTATGTAGCCGAGCGCTTAGTATTAGTAGGTGATGCGGCACACACCATTAACCCGTTAGCAGGGCAGGGGGTTAACCTTGGCTTTAAAGACGTACAGGCATTAGCTCAAGCGTTAGAAAGCCAGGAAGATATTGGCAGTTTAAAAGCGTTAAAAACTTATGAGTCTGAGCGCAGGAAAGGTAACTTATTGATGATGAGCATGATGGATGCCTGTTATTTTGGTTTCTCTAATCAGCTGGGGCCGTTAAAACATCTAAGAAACCTTGCGTTAAACCTTGGAAACAAGGCCGGCCCGATTAAAAAGCAAGTGCTAAAACATGCCATGGGTGGCGTGGGGTTCTGA
- the ychF gene encoding redox-regulated ATPase YchF, whose protein sequence is MGFKCGIVGLPNVGKSTLFNALTKAGIEAANFPFCTIEPNTGVVPVPDARLDQLAEIVNPQRVIPTSMEFVDIAGLVKGASKGEGLGNQFLANIRETDAIGHVVRCFENENIVHVAGQIDPAEDIDVINTELVLADMDSADRAMQRNAKKAKGGDKDAKFELTVLDKVKAHLDEGLTLRSLELSKEEKAAIDYINFLTIKPTMYIANVNEDGFENNPYLDKVREIAAAEDAVVIPVCAAIEAELSELEDEDKKEFMDDLGLEEPGLNLVIRGGYELLKLQTYFTAGVKEVRAWTIPIGATAPQAAGKIHTDFERGFIRAQTIGFADYIEYRGEAGAKDAGKMRQEGKDYIVKDGDVMNFLFNV, encoded by the coding sequence ATGGGTTTTAAATGTGGCATTGTTGGTTTACCAAATGTTGGTAAATCTACATTATTTAATGCATTGACGAAGGCGGGTATTGAAGCCGCAAACTTTCCTTTTTGTACTATCGAACCAAACACTGGTGTCGTCCCTGTACCAGATGCACGTCTTGATCAGCTTGCTGAGATCGTCAATCCACAGCGCGTTATTCCAACGTCTATGGAGTTTGTAGATATTGCAGGCTTAGTAAAAGGCGCATCAAAAGGTGAAGGACTGGGTAACCAATTCCTTGCTAATATTCGTGAAACCGACGCCATCGGCCACGTAGTTCGCTGCTTTGAAAATGAAAATATTGTTCACGTAGCTGGTCAAATAGACCCTGCAGAAGACATTGATGTTATTAACACTGAGCTAGTGCTAGCGGATATGGACAGCGCGGATCGTGCTATGCAGCGTAATGCCAAAAAAGCCAAAGGTGGCGACAAAGATGCCAAATTTGAACTGACAGTATTGGATAAAGTAAAAGCGCATTTAGATGAAGGGTTGACGCTACGCTCGTTAGAGCTGAGCAAAGAAGAAAAAGCAGCCATTGACTACATTAACTTCTTAACGATTAAACCAACCATGTACATTGCTAATGTCAATGAAGATGGTTTTGAAAATAACCCTTACCTAGACAAAGTGCGTGAAATTGCGGCTGCAGAAGATGCCGTGGTGATTCCTGTTTGTGCTGCAATTGAAGCTGAGCTTTCAGAACTTGAAGACGAAGACAAAAAAGAGTTTATGGATGACTTAGGCTTAGAAGAGCCTGGCTTAAACCTTGTTATTCGCGGCGGCTATGAGCTACTTAAGTTACAAACTTACTTTACGGCTGGCGTAAAAGAAGTACGTGCTTGGACTATTCCAATTGGTGCTACAGCACCACAGGCCGCTGGTAAAATCCACACCGATTTTGAACGTGGCTTTATTCGTGCTCAAACCATTGGCTTTGCAGACTACATTGAATACCGTGGTGAAGCTGGCGCTAAAGATGCTGGCAAGATGCGCCAAGAAGGCAAAGACTACATCGTTAAAGACGGCGATGTCATGAACTTCTTATTTAATGTGTAA
- the pth gene encoding aminoacyl-tRNA hydrolase yields MSTIQMLVGLANPGPEYANTRHNAGAWFIEELAKRYNCLLKPDSKHHGLTGKVLINNQEFKLLIPTTYMNLSGKAVASLANFYKIPVENILVAHDEMDLDPGIAKLKKGGGHGGHNGLKDIIAKMANNKEFMRLRIGIGHPGHRDKVTGWVLGKAPQVDQQKIEDAIDEAVRCMEILAKDGVLKAQNRLHSFKP; encoded by the coding sequence TTGAGTACTATTCAAATGCTTGTGGGCCTGGCTAATCCAGGCCCCGAATACGCAAACACCCGTCATAATGCTGGTGCGTGGTTCATCGAAGAACTCGCCAAACGTTACAACTGCCTTCTCAAACCGGACTCTAAGCATCACGGCCTCACTGGCAAAGTGCTTATTAACAATCAAGAATTCAAATTATTAATCCCCACAACTTATATGAATTTAAGTGGTAAAGCAGTGGCTAGTCTTGCCAACTTCTATAAGATCCCTGTGGAGAATATTCTGGTTGCGCATGATGAAATGGATCTAGATCCCGGTATCGCTAAACTAAAAAAAGGCGGTGGTCACGGCGGCCACAATGGCTTAAAAGACATCATCGCTAAAATGGCTAATAACAAAGAGTTTATGCGCCTTAGGATCGGCATTGGCCACCCAGGACATCGCGATAAGGTCACAGGTTGGGTGCTAGGTAAGGCACCGCAAGTAGATCAGCAGAAAATTGAAGATGCCATTGACGAAGCAGTTCGTTGTATGGAAATTTTGGCTAAAGATGGCGTGTTAAAAGCGCAAAATAGACTACATTCTTTTAAACCGTAA
- a CDS encoding 50S ribosomal protein L25/general stress protein Ctc, which translates to MSVYKLDAEVRNDLGTGASRRLRRADKVPAILYGAGKDAVSLTLDHNKVLKMQEDEGFYTHILTLNIGDDAVEAILKDIQRHPFKPKITHLDFQRVDASQKIHTKVPVHFINEEAITKAGNTIVHQLTEIEITCLPARLPEFIEVDVSSLLVGQTLHLTDITFPAGVASVELAKGADHDQAVVTVNPPKAAPAEEESAEDEAE; encoded by the coding sequence ATGTCTGTATACAAACTAGACGCTGAAGTACGTAATGACCTAGGTACTGGTGCGAGCCGCCGCCTACGTCGCGCTGATAAAGTTCCTGCTATCCTATACGGTGCAGGTAAAGATGCAGTTTCTCTAACACTTGATCACAACAAAGTACTTAAGATGCAAGAAGATGAGGGTTTCTACACTCACATTCTTACACTAAACATTGGTGATGATGCTGTTGAAGCTATCCTTAAAGACATTCAACGCCACCCGTTCAAGCCTAAGATCACTCACTTAGACTTCCAACGTGTTGATGCTAGTCAGAAGATCCACACTAAGGTGCCAGTACACTTCATCAACGAAGAAGCTATCACTAAAGCGGGTAACACTATTGTTCACCAACTAACTGAAATTGAAATCACTTGTCTTCCTGCAAGACTTCCTGAGTTCATCGAAGTTGACGTGTCTTCACTACTAGTTGGTCAAACACTTCACCTAACAGATATCACATTCCCAGCTGGTGTTGCATCAGTTGAGCTTGCTAAAGGTGCAGACCACGACCAAGCTGTTGTTACAGTAAACCCTCCTAAAGCAGCTCCTGCTGAAGAAGAGTCTGCTGAAGACGAAGCTGAGTAA
- a CDS encoding ribose-phosphate pyrophosphokinase, giving the protein MPDMKLFAGNATPELAQKVAKRLFIELGDAVVGRFSDGEISVQINENVRGSDVFIIQSTCAPTNDNLMELIVMVDALRRASAGRITAVIPYFGYARQDRRVRSARVPITAKVVADFLSSVGVDRVLTVDLHAEQIQGFFDVPVDNVFGSPVLIEDMKERQFEDVVVVSPDIGGVVRARAIAKLLDDKDLAIIDKRRPQANVSQVMHIIGDVAGRDCIIVDDMIDTGGTLCKAAEALKEHGAKRVFAYATHPVLSGNAAENLRNSVIDEVIVTDSIPLSDELKALDNIKVLTLADMMAETIRRISNEESISAMFQH; this is encoded by the coding sequence GTGCCCGACATGAAGCTCTTCGCTGGTAACGCAACACCCGAGTTAGCTCAAAAAGTTGCAAAACGTCTGTTTATTGAGTTAGGTGATGCCGTTGTTGGCCGTTTTAGCGACGGTGAAATTAGCGTACAAATCAACGAAAACGTACGTGGCTCAGATGTCTTTATCATCCAATCAACCTGTGCCCCGACTAATGATAACCTAATGGAGCTAATCGTCATGGTTGATGCGCTACGTCGTGCATCTGCTGGCCGTATTACAGCCGTTATTCCATACTTCGGCTATGCTCGCCAAGACCGCCGTGTACGCTCTGCGCGTGTGCCAATTACTGCAAAAGTAGTGGCGGACTTCCTTTCTAGCGTGGGCGTTGACCGTGTTCTAACTGTCGACCTACATGCTGAACAAATCCAAGGTTTCTTCGATGTGCCAGTTGATAATGTTTTCGGCAGCCCTGTGCTGATTGAAGACATGAAAGAACGTCAGTTCGAAGACGTTGTGGTGGTATCACCTGATATTGGTGGTGTGGTGCGCGCTCGTGCAATCGCTAAGCTACTCGACGACAAAGACCTGGCAATTATTGATAAGCGTCGCCCACAAGCGAATGTCTCGCAAGTAATGCATATTATCGGTGATGTAGCCGGTCGTGACTGTATTATTGTTGACGACATGATTGATACTGGCGGTACCTTATGTAAAGCAGCTGAAGCACTGAAAGAACATGGTGCAAAACGCGTATTTGCTTATGCTACCCACCCAGTGTTATCAGGAAATGCGGCAGAGAATCTACGCAATTCAGTTATCGACGAAGTGATCGTCACTGACTCTATTCCACTTTCTGATGAGCTTAAAGCGCTTGATAACATCAAAGTATTAACGCTTGCCGATATGATGGCTGAAACAATCCGTCGCATCAGTAATGAAGAATCTATCTCGGCGATGTTTCAACACTAA
- the ispE gene encoding 4-(cytidine 5'-diphospho)-2-C-methyl-D-erythritol kinase encodes MTTVTLNAPAKLNLFLHINGRRADGYHELETLFTFLDYGDELTFTRTEASEDIQLSGDVAGIATADNLIYKAAKTLEPFKQTSAGVAIQLTKNLPMGGGVGGGSSDAATTLLALNQLWQCNLSLTDLAKLGLKLGADVPVFIAGKTAIAHGVGEQLEAVEIPQKWYLVVAPAVHVSTAAVFTHPDLPRNTPKLSSTWRLEETGNDCQTLVKKLYPEVEKTLSWLLKYAPTKMTGTGACCFAEFETREAALRVLELLPSSWRGFVAQNTSESICHRQLRAWKN; translated from the coding sequence ATGACCACAGTAACACTCAACGCCCCTGCTAAGCTGAATTTATTTTTACACATTAACGGTCGCCGTGCTGATGGCTACCATGAACTGGAGACGCTTTTTACGTTTTTAGACTATGGCGATGAACTCACCTTTACGCGCACAGAAGCGTCAGAGGATATTCAACTAAGCGGGGATGTTGCAGGTATTGCCACTGCCGATAACCTTATTTACAAGGCGGCTAAAACGCTGGAGCCTTTCAAGCAAACCAGCGCCGGTGTTGCCATCCAGCTGACCAAAAACCTGCCTATGGGAGGTGGCGTCGGCGGAGGCTCTTCGGATGCAGCCACCACGTTATTAGCATTGAATCAGCTCTGGCAATGTAATTTATCGCTTACTGATCTAGCAAAGTTAGGCCTTAAACTCGGTGCCGACGTGCCGGTTTTCATTGCCGGTAAAACGGCCATTGCCCATGGTGTTGGCGAACAACTTGAAGCGGTTGAAATACCACAGAAGTGGTATTTGGTGGTGGCTCCAGCGGTGCATGTCAGCACCGCGGCGGTGTTTACACACCCAGATCTTCCTCGCAATACGCCTAAACTTTCCAGTACTTGGCGCCTCGAGGAGACTGGTAACGACTGTCAAACTCTTGTCAAAAAGCTTTACCCCGAGGTTGAAAAGACCCTCTCGTGGTTGCTAAAATATGCACCAACCAAAATGACTGGTACTGGAGCTTGTTGTTTCGCGGAATTTGAAACGCGCGAGGCAGCGCTGCGTGTGCTCGAATTACTACCATCATCTTGGCGAGGCTTTGTTGCCCAAAATACAAGTGAGTCAATCTGTCATCGACAGTTACGCGCTTGGAAAAACTAG
- the lolB gene encoding lipoprotein insertase outer membrane protein LolB produces MKQLHLILLIFLFVLGGCAQRLAEQKPTSQWQTKLQQQQNWQARGKLAFIAPDNRQSTNFNWYFNDNKQNLILTSFVGTRIFELKELSSHSQLTFEDKTHKGMDSSDLVRRLSGLSLPVNQAPQWLTGLMASETSEVDEQGRLKQAQWQSPQGRIWQIQYQQYKMQDGMWLPSRMVLSSASIKVKVLITSWQFS; encoded by the coding sequence TTGAAACAACTTCATTTGATTTTACTCATATTTTTATTTGTTTTAGGGGGTTGTGCTCAACGTTTAGCGGAGCAAAAGCCTACCTCACAGTGGCAAACTAAGTTACAACAACAGCAAAACTGGCAAGCAAGGGGAAAACTTGCCTTTATCGCCCCAGACAACCGCCAGTCCACTAACTTTAATTGGTATTTCAATGATAATAAACAAAATTTAATTTTAACTAGTTTTGTTGGCACGCGTATTTTTGAATTAAAGGAGCTTTCCAGTCATTCGCAACTGACGTTTGAAGATAAAACCCACAAAGGCATGGATAGCAGCGACTTAGTCAGACGCTTAAGTGGCTTATCGTTACCAGTAAACCAGGCGCCACAATGGTTAACAGGCTTAATGGCGAGCGAAACCAGCGAAGTAGACGAGCAAGGCCGACTTAAACAGGCCCAATGGCAAAGTCCGCAGGGTCGAATTTGGCAAATCCAATACCAACAATATAAAATGCAAGACGGCATGTGGCTTCCCAGTCGCATGGTGCTTTCATCGGCCAGTATTAAGGTCAAAGTATTAATCACTTCATGGCAGTTTTCATGA